Within Kineothrix sp. MB12-C1, the genomic segment AGCGCTTGGAGCAAAGCTTGAGGGTGAAATTGTAAAAGAGATCTATGTCCCCGGAAAAATCGTGAATCTTGTAGTAAAAAATAAGTAACTGTGAGGAAACTGGACAGTTACGGTAAAACAATAAATAATAAAAGAGCGTATGCGAAAATGCATACGCTCTTCGATTATCGTTTCCGCTTCAGTGCCATCAGCCGATTAATTTTCTCCGCTTCTTCAGGAGAGGAATATTTACGCAGTGCCGCAGCAATTGTGGCAATTTCACTATCATCAAAGGAAATATTGCTCGCTTTTCCTTTTTGCGAGACGGACATAAGAAAAGGAATCATCTGTTCGCGGGAAAGATTCTTGCTTTCAAATACGAGCATTTGTAAAAATTGAAGCTTATCTCTATCGATATGTGCAACGAGGGGATCGTTCATCCATTCATTCTGACTCATAATCATCCTACCTTTCTTTACGTTAAATTCCGCTAAACATTTCAAACATAGTCTTTTGTTCCGGGGAAAGCATATTCATAAGCATATCGGTATTTCCAAAACCTTCCCCGGAACCTTCTCCGAAGCCTTCCGGGAAAAAATCTTTCATCAGTTCAATCGTTTTACTCATCTCTTTATATTTTTCAATTGTATCGAATAAATTTATAATTTGTTCCGCTTTTTTCTTCTCTTCTTTTGTAAAGTAAGGAAGAAGAGAGTGATATATTTTAAAGATATCAAATTCTTCTTTTTGTATGGAACAGCCCGATAACTCGAAGGAATGAGTCTTGTAATAGGAGATGGTATGCTGCAGTTCCAGATATTTTATGTAAATAGCTAACTGCTTTTGCATTTGGAAATCGAAGTAAGGGATCATGATTTTTAACATTTGGATATGGTTATTTGTAAACAGAACATCAAAGGCTGTTATGTTATTTTGTTCTTTTTCATCCATAGGAATCCCTTACCCTTCCATGTTATTATAAAATCTTATGTATAGAAAAGTTAAAATATGCGCATCCGTTTGTTCTGTAATAGGAACACTTTCCTGTTACACAAGAGAAGATAGGCTCATATGAGCCTATCTCCAGCTATTTGTCTGTTCTGATGTAAGTGCTAGAAGAAGGAATTTCCTCCACAGCAGCAAAGAATAAGCAGGATAAAGATGATGCTATCGCAGCCACCATTAGAGCCGCCACCGAGAAGTCCATTACCGCCACAGCCGCTGTTGTTGTTGCCACCACAGATGCAAAGCAGAAGGATTATCCAGATGATAGAGTTACATCCGGAGTTTTCGTTACTTACTCCACCGCCACAGCCACATCCTGTTGCTGTTAAATCACTCATAAATTTGCCTCCAAAAAAGTTTTTTTATTTATGGTTTATATTATGACGTATGGCTTGGTCTTGTTTCCACAATATGGGAAAAGAAATATAAAAAAAATAACACAATAAATCGACAAAATACTTGAATTAATTACAAGATATAGTAAAATATTAGTGTATGTTGTTTAATATAGGGTAAATATACCATCATCGACAAGGTATAATATTTTAACAATATTGTACTGCGCCGAGCAAAGCGAGTGTGCAAAAAACATACCGTGGCCGCTTGCGGACAAGGTATAATATTTTAACAGTATTATACTGCGCCGAGCAAAGCGAGTGTGCAAAAACATACCGTGGCCGCTTGCGGCTAAGGTATAAGACCCAGCATTAATGGCGGCATAATTTAAAAAGATAACGAGGGAGAAAATAGATGGCAGCACAGCAGCATATAGTTGCGGGCAGGCAATTCCGTACGAAAGCAGATTATGAGGCTGCAGTAAGAGATAAGAAGAAGATCGATATTATCAAATCGAAGATAAATATGAATCAACCAAAAGAAGTAATACAGCTTTATGAACAGATGCAGCAAGGAGCCTATCACTTCGAGACGATGGTTGGTAATGATTTCGATGATGAGATATATGAATTGGTAGAATCATACAAAGAGCAGGGGAAGGGTGAAAAGGGGAGAAGGCAAAAAAATAAAACTGCCAATGAGAAAAAGAAGAGAAGTAAAAGCCATAAGGCGATAAAAGGTGGAAAGATAAGTTCCGTGGAAGATTTCGATGAAGATATGAAAAGGGAGATAGAAGCCCAGCTACGAGCCGCGGAAAGGCGCAGGAAATGGATTGTAGTCCTGTGTTCGTTATGTGCTATGGTGAGCTTCGGATACTTCTTCGTATATTATTTCTATGCCGAACGAACGAATACGGATTATGAGAAGCTGGCCGGGCTGAAAGACAGCCAGATGCTGGCAGACGTGGGAGAAAGAATAATCGTCGTTCGCGGAGAAGAGGAAGAAATCGTACTGCCCGATATACTGGATGAGTACAAAACTTTATATAATAAGAACAAAAAGCTAATCGGATGGCTGAAAATTGACGATACAATAATAGATTATCCAGTTATGCAGACATCCAATAATGAATATTACCTTACATATAACTTCCATCAGGAGTATGACAAAAACGGTAGTATTTTTATGGATTTCCAGTGTAAAGCATATCCGCGTTCGCAGAATCTTATTTTATACGGACACCATATGAAGTCCGGTCAGATGTTCGGCGACCTGGAGAAGTACACTAAGAAGTCTTATTATGAATCTCATAGTGTCATACAATTCGACACGATATATGAGAAGGGTACTTATCAAGTAATGTATGTATTTAGAGCAAAGGTTTTGAAGGAAAACGAGATTGCTTTTAAATATTATCAATTTATAAATGCGAACTCACCAGAGGAGTTCAATTCAAATATGAAGGAAATGGCGGCAATGTCACTGTACGATACCGGGGTGACGGCAGAATACGGAGACGAACTGTTGACTTTATCGACCTGTGATAACTCACAGACGGACGGAAGATTCGCAGTAGTTGCCAAAAGGATTCAATAAAATT encodes:
- a CDS encoding chorion class high-cysteine HCB protein 13 → MSDLTATGCGCGGGVSNENSGCNSIIWIILLLCICGGNNNSGCGGNGLLGGGSNGGCDSIIFILLILCCCGGNSFF
- the srtB gene encoding class B sortase, encoding MAAQQHIVAGRQFRTKADYEAAVRDKKKIDIIKSKINMNQPKEVIQLYEQMQQGAYHFETMVGNDFDDEIYELVESYKEQGKGEKGRRQKNKTANEKKKRSKSHKAIKGGKISSVEDFDEDMKREIEAQLRAAERRRKWIVVLCSLCAMVSFGYFFVYYFYAERTNTDYEKLAGLKDSQMLADVGERIIVVRGEEEEIVLPDILDEYKTLYNKNKKLIGWLKIDDTIIDYPVMQTSNNEYYLTYNFHQEYDKNGSIFMDFQCKAYPRSQNLILYGHHMKSGQMFGDLEKYTKKSYYESHSVIQFDTIYEKGTYQVMYVFRAKVLKENEIAFKYYQFINANSPEEFNSNMKEMAAMSLYDTGVTAEYGDELLTLSTCDNSQTDGRFAVVAKRIQ